Within Myxocyprinus asiaticus isolate MX2 ecotype Aquarium Trade chromosome 18, UBuf_Myxa_2, whole genome shotgun sequence, the genomic segment TTTTGTCTCGCTGAACACATTTGCACGCTAACAGGTATAATCGTGTAAAAGAGTACTTGTGACACGGATACCtcacatacaaataaaaatccgCCCCAGCAATCTTTACACgttacattcattttttttcgTCTAGTAATCAggaacgactgtgattggtccattcTGAACAACGATGAGAAAAGTACCATGTTCCACGTGACAAGGCCGCTGCTTTAGAAGCGTTCTAGACAATAATGCACAACTGAGTAATAACACTGAGAATAGCTGATAGTCGCTAAATTGAAAAAAAGACAGTGAAAAatcaaaatatgaaaattattatttacagttTTGAAGCTGACCCTCAAGCCCCGCCCATTTGATGACCCCGCTCTCATGTTGTTTGTCATTCTGCCCCTTTTTCAGAACGTCCACGTATCGTGGGTGGAGAGAGTCTCTCTGTATGCACACGTAGGCTTAAACCAGTACTTTAGTACAAGATCGCACGCCAACTGGTCACGTCAACCGCTTGGATTTCTAACAATCTTATCTTTTTCTTCCTCTTTCATAAACGCTTCAATTAAGAGTGAAAGATGGTGGCCAAACAGAGGATTCGCATGGCGAATGAGAAACACAGCAAGAACATCACACTGAGGGGCAATGTGGCCAAAACCACggtaaattacataattttctaCCATATATATACTATAGTGAAGATTTGGACACATATGTCATCTTGAATAGGAATAGCTTCTAATACATTTGTGTTGTAGTAAGCGCTTACTAGATTCATCTAACACTATTGGAGAGATGTTGCATTGGCTACATTATAGGTTGAGCTTGATAGTTTTAGTGTGTTAATGTGCTCAAATTGGATTTCATTAAAAGCAGTaagttaaaatgtatgtaaaacttTGTTAATGTCAATATTTTCTCAACAGAGAGGCACTCCAGATGAGAAAGCAGTGGTTGGTCCATGGCTTCTTGCCTTGTTCATCTTTGTAGTATGTGGATCAGGTGAGTTTTAAATTCAACAAACACACACCTTCATTGAATTTCATGGCTATATTACTCAAAAAACTTTTGACTTTGCTGGTAGATTCAAATCAGTTAGTCAACATGTCAAACAATGTGGTTTATTTCAtaatttggagtgtttaaaggttCAAAGTGCATAAAGTTGTGCTCAGTTGGTATTCGGATGT encodes:
- the LOC127456053 gene encoding stress-associated endoplasmic reticulum protein 1, which codes for MVAKQRIRMANEKHSKNITLRGNVAKTTRGTPDEKAVVGPWLLALFIFVVCGSAIFQIIQSIRMGM